The following are encoded in a window of Acidimicrobiales bacterium genomic DNA:
- a CDS encoding DUF1801 domain-containing protein: MKSDATTVEDYLGTLPDDRREVIEAVRETMLAHLPEGFEETMQYGMVSYVVPLERYSEEGAEDWLRQRWTATGRKLDMGKSCVRFKRLDEVALDLVGEAIAPTSVDDLIEHYERSRT, encoded by the coding sequence GTGAAGAGCGACGCGACGACGGTCGAGGACTACCTCGGGACCTTGCCCGACGACCGGCGGGAGGTGATCGAGGCAGTGCGGGAGACCATGCTCGCCCACCTCCCCGAGGGCTTCGAGGAGACCATGCAGTACGGGATGGTCAGCTACGTGGTGCCGCTCGAGCGCTACAGCGAGGAGGGCGCGGAGGACTGGCTGCGGCAACGATGGACGGCAACGGGCCGCAAGCTCGACATGGGCAAGAGCTGTGTCCGCTTCAAGCGTCTCGACGAGGTGGCCCTCGACCTGGTCGGTGAGGCGATCGCCCCTACCTCGGTGGACGACCTCATCGAGCACTATGAGCGCTCGCGGACCTGA
- a CDS encoding cold-shock protein — protein MTTGTVKFFNAEKGFGFISREQGDDVFVHYSNIQGSGYKSLDEGQHVEFDVAPGRKGEEAQNVRVV, from the coding sequence TTGACTACAGGTACCGTGAAGTTTTTCAACGCAGAGAAGGGGTTCGGCTTCATCTCGCGTGAGCAGGGCGACGACGTGTTCGTCCACTACTCCAACATCCAGGGCTCCGGCTACAAGAGCCTCGACGAGGGCCAGCACGTCGAGTTCGACGTGGCCCCCGGCCGCAAGGGTGAAGAAGCCCAGAACGTTCGAGTCGTCTAA
- a CDS encoding nuclear transport factor 2 family protein: MGQDDQLSGRSPTEVLHDHLRLAAEGDWRTDLERNVAEHIIVLTGFGVFEGVDEVRVLAELLDAQLPNATFEYTTVVVRGEMGFLEWHADADGARVRDGADSFLVRDGRIVAQTIHYTVESLDRERSAGE, from the coding sequence ATGGGCCAGGACGATCAGTTGTCAGGTCGCTCACCGACCGAGGTGCTCCACGACCACCTGCGGCTCGCTGCCGAGGGCGACTGGCGGACCGACCTCGAACGCAACGTCGCCGAACACATCATCGTGCTCACCGGGTTCGGGGTGTTCGAGGGCGTCGACGAGGTACGGGTCCTGGCCGAGCTGCTCGACGCTCAACTGCCCAACGCCACCTTCGAGTACACCACGGTCGTCGTACGGGGCGAGATGGGGTTCCTCGAATGGCATGCGGATGCCGACGGGGCGCGTGTGCGTGACGGCGCCGACTCCTTCCTCGTCCGCGACGGGCGGATCGTCGCCCAGACGATCCACTACACGGTCGAGTCCCTCGACCGAGAGAGATCCGCGGGGGAGTAG
- a CDS encoding FAD-binding oxidoreductase, whose product MPATAPTTHLETGWDATTPPGDTIVRLGVDATVAAWEAVASASGGRIRRGSGFVAVDTGRPAGIMNCAVLTVPRLGEELEAAIAEIEAFYRAEGGGEALLWSPWPIPDLYRRGWELAGHPPLLFRQPTGPLEVAAPDELEVVEVTDPTELEEWNTVVSEAFPLSGVDPAHAPLGPGVLDDERFCLLLGRVDGRGVVAGLLVAGGGVSVMLLTPPHPTSWRTTMTDLLTTSGEVTALDDAAEDLAAALRGEVIRAGDAGYDDARALWNGMLDRRPAMIVRCADTDDVSATVRFAVDHDLVFAVRGGGHNVAGTAGVDDGLVIDLSAMNEVVVDPEARTARAGGGATWADLDGATQPHGLAAPGGLVSATGIGGLTLTGGIGWLRRKHGMSCDNLVGARLVTATGEVLDVDDGSDPELMWSLRGGGGNLGVATELTYRLHPVGPEVFVAFVVHRGERTTEVLEAFGAWTTDLAEEVTALALCGAIPEVDEVPEAWRGESGVMVVACAATDLVAGQELTAPIRDLADPIADLSGPMPYTELQTLFDEDYPNGLRYYWKSLHLPGMGAEIVDRLAEWAGTRPSPLTTVDVWHLGGAMAKVAPDATAYGDRSAPYLLGIESNWEEPEHDEANVEWTRRCFEAFRSLSTGREYLNFPGFLEDGESALRSAHGESNYERLARVKARLDPDNRFCLHQNVPPASR is encoded by the coding sequence ATGCCAGCGACCGCTCCGACCACCCATCTCGAGACCGGCTGGGATGCGACCACCCCACCTGGCGACACGATCGTGCGCCTCGGTGTGGATGCGACCGTCGCAGCATGGGAGGCGGTGGCATCCGCCTCTGGAGGTCGGATCCGCCGGGGGAGTGGCTTCGTCGCGGTCGACACCGGGCGACCGGCCGGGATCATGAACTGCGCTGTGCTCACCGTGCCGCGCCTCGGCGAGGAGCTCGAAGCCGCCATCGCCGAGATCGAGGCGTTCTACCGCGCCGAAGGTGGTGGCGAGGCCTTGTTGTGGTCGCCGTGGCCGATACCTGACCTGTACCGGCGGGGCTGGGAGCTGGCGGGTCATCCGCCGCTGCTGTTTCGGCAGCCGACCGGTCCGTTGGAGGTCGCGGCGCCCGACGAGCTGGAGGTGGTGGAGGTGACCGACCCCACCGAGCTCGAGGAGTGGAACACCGTCGTGTCCGAGGCCTTCCCCCTGAGCGGTGTCGACCCCGCACACGCTCCGCTGGGGCCCGGAGTCCTCGACGACGAGCGGTTCTGTCTGCTCCTCGGCCGGGTCGACGGGCGCGGTGTGGTGGCCGGGTTGCTGGTCGCCGGCGGGGGAGTGAGCGTCATGTTGCTCACCCCCCCCCATCCCACGAGTTGGAGGACCACGATGACCGATCTGTTGACGACCAGTGGAGAGGTGACGGCGCTCGACGACGCCGCTGAGGACCTCGCGGCTGCGCTGCGCGGCGAGGTGATCCGTGCGGGCGACGCCGGCTATGACGACGCCCGGGCCCTGTGGAACGGGATGCTCGACCGGCGCCCGGCGATGATCGTGCGCTGCGCCGACACCGACGACGTGTCGGCGACCGTGCGCTTTGCCGTCGACCACGACCTGGTGTTCGCCGTCCGCGGCGGTGGCCACAACGTGGCCGGGACAGCGGGGGTCGATGACGGCCTGGTGATCGACCTCTCGGCGATGAACGAGGTGGTGGTCGACCCCGAGGCGCGGACCGCCAGGGCTGGCGGCGGCGCCACCTGGGCCGACCTCGACGGAGCCACCCAGCCTCACGGGCTGGCCGCGCCGGGCGGGTTGGTGTCAGCGACCGGGATCGGCGGGCTGACCCTCACCGGCGGGATCGGCTGGTTGCGTCGAAAGCACGGCATGAGCTGCGACAACCTCGTGGGGGCGCGCCTGGTGACCGCCACCGGGGAGGTCCTCGACGTGGATGACGGTTCGGACCCCGAGCTCATGTGGTCACTGCGAGGCGGTGGCGGGAACCTCGGAGTGGCCACCGAGCTCACCTACCGGCTCCACCCGGTCGGTCCCGAGGTGTTCGTCGCCTTCGTCGTCCATCGGGGCGAGCGCACCACCGAGGTCCTCGAGGCCTTCGGTGCCTGGACCACCGACCTGGCCGAGGAGGTGACGGCGCTTGCGCTGTGCGGAGCGATCCCCGAGGTCGACGAGGTGCCCGAGGCCTGGCGGGGCGAGTCGGGGGTGATGGTCGTCGCCTGCGCCGCGACCGACCTCGTCGCCGGCCAGGAGCTGACGGCGCCGATCCGCGACCTGGCCGACCCGATCGCCGATCTGAGCGGGCCCATGCCCTACACCGAGCTGCAGACCCTCTTCGACGAGGACTACCCCAACGGGCTCCGCTACTACTGGAAGTCGCTGCACCTGCCGGGAATGGGCGCGGAGATCGTCGATCGGCTGGCGGAGTGGGCCGGGACCCGACCGTCGCCGCTCACCACCGTCGACGTGTGGCACCTGGGTGGGGCGATGGCGAAGGTGGCGCCGGACGCGACCGCCTACGGCGACCGCAGCGCCCCCTACCTCCTCGGCATCGAGTCCAACTGGGAGGAGCCCGAACACGATGAGGCGAACGTGGAGTGGACCCGTCGCTGCTTCGAGGCGTTCCGCTCGCTGTCGACCGGACGCGAGTACCTGAACTTCCCTGGGTTCCTCGAAGATGGCGAGTCCGCGCTGCGCTCGGCCCACGGCGAGTCGAACTACGAGCGCCTGGCCCGCGTCAAGGCCCGACTCGACCCCGACAACCGCTTCTGTCTCCACCAGAACGTCCCGCCCGCCTCGCGCTGA
- a CDS encoding BTAD domain-containing putative transcriptional regulator, translated as MIEVSVLGRVEAHVDGRRIEITSRTQRILLAALAHARGATVPTDRLIWFVWGDDPPDRARPSLKSHLSRLRRTLRDDVVVSRPPGYVLTIDPEHLDLHRFEQGMYADSLPELDEALALWRGEPFGELGDHEHLAGEVARLTELHLAARVRRAELLADAGRHAEAISELRSLAAERPLLERARVALVATLHRAGRQADAIAEADRYRAQVADVGLEPSSAFVATERAVFAEPSPPPPTPAVRSTPPARVGSLVGRDDEIDHICGLLAERRLVTMVGPGGVGKTALAIEVTRRMVDLVPDGVWIAELTEVEDDAGVLPTVVRAVGAPTTNPMEVSLAGYLSGRDGLVVLDNTEHVTSTAGAIADRILAAAGGIRILTTSRRPLGLAGEVVVAVDPLTIDAALRLLEERCRDAGATIEPHQIDLATRICERLDRLPLAIEMAAARLRALSLEDLDRHLDQRLRLLRSGRDGRHETLEDVVAWSSDLLDPDQRGLFEHLAVFAGPFDLDAAMAVHGSEHTAGLLADLVDRSLVQTRNDMGSVRYQMLETVRSFASERLEESPTRDATLDRFIRHHVALAEQVAEGLRGPDERRWTDLFDLSTPNFEVAHARALERGDIDAAVRIAAATYVLVYQRLRGDIGAWAEATLEPARRTDHPATATVLAICALDRINRGLHEEAAALLTDLPDDPVAAHAHETLGDLYTYQGELAAAVEHFALAAELALAGGDQTTAAHARMSQAVALGYAGHRDEALSKLRWARSTGERVGAGFVSAWCDYAEAELLVDMDPARSLELVDQAVAAADREGWRMLAGVGRLTASSLRARSAEPSDAIAGFDRLIRHWDRLGDTNHQWTTLRNLVELLVRLDDPERAAQVLGAVTNSPRPTFGLEEERMRGAEATIRATLGTRADELVEQGAILDLDATIGLALEALAELGSKENAAPE; from the coding sequence GTGATCGAAGTGTCGGTCCTGGGGCGGGTGGAGGCTCACGTCGACGGCCGGCGCATCGAGATCACCAGCCGCACCCAGCGCATCCTGCTCGCGGCGCTGGCCCATGCACGGGGTGCCACGGTGCCGACCGACCGCCTCATCTGGTTCGTGTGGGGCGACGATCCGCCCGACCGTGCCCGCCCGTCGCTCAAGAGCCATCTGTCGCGGTTGCGGCGCACCTTGCGCGACGACGTCGTGGTCTCCCGGCCCCCTGGCTATGTCCTGACCATCGACCCCGAACACCTCGACCTGCACCGCTTCGAGCAGGGGATGTACGCCGACTCCCTCCCCGAGCTCGATGAGGCACTGGCCTTGTGGCGGGGGGAGCCCTTCGGGGAGCTTGGCGACCACGAGCACCTGGCCGGGGAGGTGGCGCGCCTCACCGAGCTGCACCTGGCCGCACGCGTTCGCCGGGCCGAGCTCCTTGCCGACGCCGGGCGCCACGCCGAGGCCATCAGCGAGCTGCGATCTCTGGCTGCCGAGCGTCCCCTGCTCGAACGGGCCCGTGTCGCGCTCGTCGCCACCCTGCACCGGGCCGGTCGGCAAGCCGACGCCATCGCCGAGGCCGACCGCTATCGGGCCCAGGTCGCCGATGTCGGTCTCGAGCCGTCGTCAGCGTTCGTGGCCACCGAGCGTGCCGTGTTCGCCGAGCCCTCACCGCCCCCACCGACGCCCGCGGTCCGTTCGACCCCGCCAGCCCGCGTCGGCAGCCTTGTCGGCCGCGACGACGAGATCGACCACATCTGCGGGCTGCTGGCCGAGCGGAGGTTGGTGACGATGGTCGGACCCGGCGGGGTGGGCAAGACCGCGCTCGCCATCGAGGTCACCCGCCGGATGGTCGATCTCGTCCCCGACGGTGTGTGGATCGCCGAGCTCACCGAGGTGGAGGACGATGCCGGCGTGCTCCCCACGGTGGTGCGAGCGGTCGGGGCGCCCACCACGAATCCGATGGAGGTCTCGCTCGCGGGCTACCTGAGCGGCCGCGACGGGCTCGTCGTGCTCGACAACACCGAACACGTCACCTCCACGGCGGGCGCGATCGCCGACCGCATCCTGGCCGCAGCCGGAGGGATCCGGATCCTCACCACCAGCCGCCGGCCGCTCGGACTCGCGGGAGAGGTGGTCGTGGCGGTCGATCCGCTCACCATCGACGCTGCGCTCCGGCTGCTGGAGGAGCGGTGCCGGGACGCGGGGGCCACCATCGAACCGCACCAGATCGACCTCGCGACCCGCATCTGCGAGCGCCTCGACCGGCTCCCCCTCGCCATCGAGATGGCTGCCGCCCGCCTGCGCGCCCTGTCGCTCGAGGACCTCGACCGTCACCTCGACCAGCGCCTCCGCCTGTTGCGTTCTGGCCGCGACGGTCGCCACGAGACGCTCGAGGACGTGGTTGCCTGGTCCTCTGACCTGCTCGATCCCGACCAGCGGGGGCTGTTCGAGCATCTCGCGGTGTTTGCCGGACCGTTCGATCTCGACGCGGCCATGGCGGTGCACGGATCGGAGCACACCGCCGGGCTCTTGGCCGACCTCGTCGACCGATCGCTGGTCCAGACCCGCAACGACATGGGATCGGTCCGCTATCAGATGCTCGAGACGGTCCGGTCCTTCGCCAGCGAGCGCCTGGAGGAGTCACCCACCCGCGACGCGACGCTGGACCGCTTCATCAGACACCACGTGGCCTTGGCCGAGCAGGTCGCCGAAGGGCTCCGCGGCCCCGATGAGCGTCGCTGGACCGACCTCTTCGACCTGAGCACCCCCAACTTCGAGGTGGCCCACGCCCGGGCGCTCGAACGAGGCGACATCGACGCCGCGGTCCGAATCGCCGCCGCGACGTACGTGCTCGTCTACCAGCGTCTGCGGGGCGACATCGGCGCGTGGGCCGAGGCCACGCTCGAGCCGGCACGGCGTACCGATCACCCCGCCACCGCCACGGTGCTGGCCATCTGCGCCCTCGACCGGATCAACCGCGGCCTCCACGAGGAGGCGGCCGCCCTGCTCACCGACCTGCCCGACGACCCCGTCGCTGCTCATGCTCACGAGACCCTCGGCGACCTCTACACCTATCAGGGGGAGCTCGCGGCCGCCGTCGAGCACTTCGCCCTCGCCGCCGAGCTGGCCCTCGCCGGCGGGGACCAGACCACCGCCGCCCACGCCCGCATGAGCCAGGCAGTCGCGCTCGGCTACGCCGGCCATCGGGACGAGGCGCTGAGCAAGCTGCGGTGGGCGCGGTCGACCGGCGAACGGGTAGGTGCCGGCTTCGTGTCGGCCTGGTGTGACTACGCCGAGGCCGAGCTGCTCGTCGACATGGACCCGGCGCGCTCGCTCGAACTGGTGGACCAGGCCGTGGCCGCCGCCGACCGCGAGGGCTGGCGCATGCTCGCCGGCGTGGGCCGTCTCACCGCCAGCTCGCTGCGGGCACGCTCCGCAGAGCCGTCCGATGCCATCGCCGGGTTCGACCGACTCATCCGGCACTGGGACCGACTCGGCGACACCAACCACCAGTGGACGACCCTGCGCAACCTGGTCGAGCTGCTCGTGCGACTCGACGATCCAGAGCGTGCCGCCCAGGTCCTCGGGGCGGTCACCAACAGCCCTCGACCCACGTTCGGGCTCGAGGAGGAACGCATGCGCGGCGCTGAGGCGACGATCCGCGCCACGCTCGGCACGCGGGCTGACGAGCTCGTCGAGCAAGGTGCCATCCTCGACCTCGACGCCACGATCGGGTTGGCGCTGGAGGCCCTCGCAGAGCTCGGATCGAAGGAGAACGCTGCCCCGGAGTGA
- a CDS encoding alpha/beta hydrolase produces MEIRTEQWTFRARAAGPEDGRPVLLLHGFPQTSRAWVPVMDALAGAGQRAVAFDQRGYSPRARPDDPAAYAPELLVGDVLEVADALGWDRFDLVGHDFGGAIAWMVAGHHPDRVHTVSVASTPHPAAFRASYRSGEGDQHQRSGYMRTFREAPRGEPEAQLLADDAALLRAAYDGLPAEVVDEYVTDLSEPGALVAAVDWYRAMSGASSAATPPSPMPTLYVWSDQDPALGRDAAEATAALVTGPYRFEVLEGVNHWIPELASDRFGALLLEHLAAHD; encoded by the coding sequence GTGGAGATCAGGACCGAGCAGTGGACCTTCCGGGCACGGGCGGCGGGACCCGAGGACGGGCGTCCCGTGCTGCTGTTGCACGGGTTCCCCCAGACCTCGCGAGCGTGGGTCCCGGTGATGGACGCGCTCGCCGGGGCCGGTCAGCGGGCCGTGGCCTTCGACCAGCGCGGCTACTCGCCCCGCGCCCGACCGGACGACCCCGCGGCCTACGCACCCGAGCTGCTCGTCGGCGACGTGCTCGAGGTGGCCGACGCACTGGGGTGGGACCGGTTCGATCTGGTTGGTCACGACTTCGGCGGGGCCATCGCCTGGATGGTTGCGGGCCACCACCCTGACCGGGTCCACACCGTGTCGGTGGCGTCGACCCCGCATCCCGCCGCGTTCCGGGCCAGCTACCGCAGCGGTGAAGGGGACCAGCACCAGCGGTCCGGGTACATGCGCACGTTCCGGGAGGCTCCGAGGGGAGAACCCGAGGCCCAGCTCCTCGCCGACGATGCCGCGCTGTTGCGGGCCGCCTACGACGGACTCCCAGCAGAGGTGGTTGACGAGTACGTCACCGACCTCTCCGAGCCGGGGGCCCTGGTGGCCGCAGTCGACTGGTACCGAGCAATGTCGGGCGCCTCGAGTGCCGCGACCCCGCCCTCGCCGATGCCCACCCTGTACGTCTGGAGCGACCAGGACCCGGCCCTGGGTCGCGACGCGGCGGAGGCTACGGCGGCACTGGTGACCGGCCCCTACCGCTTCGAGGTGCTCGAAGGCGTGAACCACTGGATCCCCGAGCTGGCATCCGACCGCTTCGGCGCCCTGTTGCTCGAACACCTTGCCGCCCACGATTGA
- a CDS encoding PIN domain nuclease has protein sequence MILVDTSAWVEFLRDTGSPVCTEVDRVLAGDIAICDAIRMEVLAGARDETHLRDLRGLLARATVLPTDPVDYEQAAALYRACRTRGDTVRRLIDCLIGAVAARHATPILHADRDFGALARHAGIELHTPPQ, from the coding sequence GTGATCCTCGTCGACACCTCGGCCTGGGTCGAGTTCCTCCGAGATACCGGCAGTCCGGTGTGTACTGAGGTGGACCGAGTGCTTGCTGGCGACATCGCCATCTGCGACGCGATCCGCATGGAGGTGCTCGCCGGGGCGCGAGACGAGACCCACCTGCGCGACCTGCGGGGGCTGTTGGCACGGGCAACCGTCCTTCCCACGGACCCGGTCGACTACGAGCAGGCCGCAGCGCTGTACCGGGCGTGTCGCACCCGCGGCGACACCGTACGCAGGCTGATCGACTGCCTCATCGGGGCGGTCGCGGCCCGGCACGCCACACCGATCCTCCATGCCGACCGCGACTTCGGCGCGCTCGCTCGGCACGCGGGGATCGAGTTGCACACGCCCCCGCAGTGA
- a CDS encoding type II toxin-antitoxin system VapB family antitoxin, giving the protein MARTNIDIDDEACERVMARYHLRSKRDAVNLALRLVAGEALDLEQARQLRGSGWDGDLDEMRASRAE; this is encoded by the coding sequence ATGGCACGTACCAACATCGACATCGATGACGAAGCGTGCGAGCGGGTGATGGCCCGCTACCACCTCCGGTCGAAGCGCGATGCGGTCAACTTGGCACTCCGGCTGGTTGCGGGGGAGGCACTCGACCTCGAGCAGGCTCGCCAGCTTCGCGGCTCGGGCTGGGATGGCGATCTCGACGAGATGCGAGCAAGCCGAGCCGAGTGA
- a CDS encoding Fur family transcriptional regulator yields the protein MSIEPAETLRQHDLQVTAQRIAVLRAVASDPHTTANAIVEVARDQIGTISRQAVYDTLSLLTERDIIRRIQPAGSPARYEGRVGDNHHHLVCRHCDRLVDVDCAVGETPCLVPVSNGNFVVDEAEVIYWGLCPDCQSADS from the coding sequence GTGTCCATCGAACCCGCCGAGACGCTTCGCCAGCACGACCTGCAGGTGACCGCCCAACGGATCGCGGTCCTGCGAGCCGTGGCGTCCGACCCCCACACCACGGCCAACGCGATCGTCGAGGTCGCACGGGACCAGATCGGAACCATCTCGCGGCAGGCGGTGTACGACACGCTCTCGCTGCTGACCGAGCGCGACATCATCCGTCGGATCCAGCCTGCTGGCTCGCCGGCGCGCTACGAGGGCCGGGTGGGCGACAACCACCACCACCTCGTGTGCCGGCACTGCGACCGTCTCGTCGACGTCGACTGCGCCGTGGGCGAGACGCCATGCCTCGTCCCCGTCAGCAACGGGAACTTCGTCGTCGACGAGGCCGAGGTCATCTACTGGGGCCTCTGCCCCGACTGCCAGTCCGCCGACTCCTGA
- the katG gene encoding catalase/peroxidase HPI, whose product MAENQTQKPEWGSLTSNVFRSNEDWWPNALNLRILHQHHPDSTPIGVDFDYRKNLANVDIDELTRDVDALMTDSQSWWPADWGHYGPFFIRMSWHAAGTYRVVDGRGGAGTGAQRYAPLNSWPDNGNLDKARRLLLPIKQKYGRDISWADLFVFAGNRALETMGFTTFGFSFGRNDIWAPEDDIYWGPENEWLAEHDERYTGSWEDGSRTLDNPLAAVQMGLIYVNPEGPNGVPDAMKSAQDVRETFARMAMNDEETVALTVGGHTFGKMHGAVAAENVGPEPEGSSFADQGLGWTNKHETGFGQYTMTSGLEGAWTPTPTKWDNTYLDTIFAHEWEVVESPAGAKQWQPREVQEGYWVPDAHVEGKVNPPTMTAADMAMIVDPAYLEISKRFHENPDQLADAFARAWFKLLHRDMGPATRYVGPQAPDEKLLWQDNVPAHEGPMIGDAEIAELKSTILDSGLSIDQLVKTAWASASTYRHTDYRGGANGARIRLSPMSEWDVHVQSGVGEVIRKLEEIQGDFNGKGGPQVSVADLIVLGGSAAVEAGAKAAGYDITVPFTPGRTDASQDETDVDSFQWLEPNADGFRNYVRKFGAVPTEHLLIDKAFMLNLTAPEMTALVGGLRLLGNNVGDEGYGVLTDRPGQLTNDFFVNLIDMGTKWSSVDESEDVFEGRDRATDDLKWKATRVDLVFGANSQLRAIAEEYGSAGGDELMLDAFVRGWVKVMENDRFDLE is encoded by the coding sequence ATGGCCGAGAACCAGACCCAGAAGCCCGAGTGGGGTTCGCTCACCTCCAACGTGTTCAGGTCCAACGAGGACTGGTGGCCGAACGCACTGAACCTGCGGATCCTGCACCAGCACCATCCCGACTCCACGCCGATCGGCGTCGACTTCGACTACCGCAAGAACCTGGCGAACGTCGACATCGACGAGCTCACCCGCGACGTCGACGCGCTGATGACCGACTCGCAGTCGTGGTGGCCGGCCGACTGGGGCCACTACGGCCCGTTCTTCATCCGCATGTCCTGGCACGCCGCCGGCACCTACCGCGTGGTCGACGGCCGCGGCGGCGCCGGGACCGGCGCCCAGCGCTACGCGCCGCTGAACTCGTGGCCCGACAACGGCAACCTCGACAAGGCGCGCCGCCTGCTGCTGCCGATCAAACAGAAGTACGGCAGGGACATCTCGTGGGCCGACCTGTTCGTCTTCGCCGGGAACCGGGCGCTGGAGACCATGGGGTTCACCACCTTCGGCTTCTCCTTCGGCCGCAACGACATCTGGGCGCCCGAGGACGACATCTACTGGGGCCCCGAGAACGAGTGGCTGGCCGAGCACGACGAGCGCTACACGGGCAGCTGGGAAGACGGAAGCCGGACCCTCGACAACCCGCTCGCTGCGGTGCAGATGGGCCTCATCTACGTGAACCCCGAGGGTCCAAACGGCGTGCCCGACGCGATGAAGTCGGCCCAGGACGTGCGGGAGACGTTCGCCCGGATGGCCATGAACGACGAGGAGACCGTCGCGCTGACCGTCGGTGGCCACACGTTCGGCAAGATGCACGGCGCCGTCGCTGCGGAGAACGTCGGCCCCGAACCGGAGGGCTCGAGCTTCGCCGACCAGGGCCTGGGATGGACCAACAAGCACGAGACCGGCTTCGGCCAGTACACCATGACCTCTGGTCTCGAGGGTGCGTGGACCCCCACGCCCACCAAGTGGGACAACACCTACCTCGACACGATCTTCGCCCACGAGTGGGAGGTGGTGGAGTCCCCCGCCGGTGCCAAGCAGTGGCAGCCGCGCGAGGTGCAGGAGGGCTACTGGGTGCCCGACGCCCACGTCGAGGGCAAGGTGAACCCGCCGACGATGACGGCGGCCGACATGGCCATGATCGTCGACCCGGCGTACCTGGAGATCTCCAAGCGCTTCCACGAGAACCCCGACCAGCTGGCCGACGCGTTCGCCCGGGCCTGGTTCAAGCTCCTGCACCGCGACATGGGTCCGGCCACCCGCTACGTGGGCCCGCAGGCGCCCGACGAGAAGCTGCTGTGGCAGGACAACGTGCCGGCCCACGAGGGTCCCATGATCGGCGACGCCGAGATCGCCGAGTTGAAGTCGACGATCCTCGACTCCGGCCTCAGCATCGACCAGCTGGTCAAGACGGCGTGGGCGTCGGCGTCGACCTACCGCCACACCGACTACCGCGGCGGCGCCAACGGCGCTCGCATCCGCCTGTCGCCGATGAGCGAGTGGGACGTCCACGTGCAGTCTGGTGTCGGCGAGGTCATCCGCAAGCTGGAGGAGATCCAGGGCGATTTCAACGGCAAGGGCGGACCGCAGGTGTCGGTGGCCGATCTGATCGTGCTCGGCGGCAGCGCGGCCGTCGAGGCTGGGGCCAAGGCTGCCGGCTACGACATCACGGTGCCGTTCACTCCCGGCCGGACCGACGCCAGCCAGGACGAGACCGACGTCGACTCCTTCCAGTGGCTCGAGCCCAACGCCGATGGGTTCCGCAACTACGTCCGCAAGTTCGGGGCGGTGCCCACCGAGCATCTGCTCATCGACAAGGCGTTCATGTTGAACCTGACCGCTCCGGAGATGACCGCCCTCGTCGGCGGGCTCCGGCTGCTCGGCAACAACGTCGGCGACGAGGGCTACGGCGTGCTCACCGACCGTCCGGGCCAGCTGACCAACGACTTCTTCGTGAACCTGATCGACATGGGGACCAAGTGGTCGTCGGTCGACGAGAGCGAGGACGTCTTCGAGGGCCGCGATCGGGCCACCGACGACCTGAAGTGGAAGGCCACCCGCGTCGACCTCGTGTTCGGTGCCAACAGCCAGCTCCGGGCGATCGCCGAGGAGTACGGCTCCGCCGGCGGCGACGAGCTGATGCTCGATGCCTTCGTCCGCGGTTGGGTCAAGGTGATGGAGAACGACCGCTTCGACCTCGAGTGA
- a CDS encoding ZIP family metal transporter produces the protein MSALALTGSLTLIVPTETFKRLVLPLVALAAGALLGGALFHMLPGSIDALGNELTVWAWVAAGIFSFFLLEQYLHWHHCHRPVAAHRPLGYLILVADGLHNFIGGLAVGSAFVLDHRVGIVTWLVAAAHEVPQELGDFGILVHSGWDRRRALLFNVLSGLTFLVGGLLAYGVSGHIDVAVLVPFAAGNFIYIAATDLLPEITTSRTAGAKAILSTGFAVGLLLLFTVALMA, from the coding sequence ATGAGCGCGCTCGCACTCACCGGCAGTCTCACCCTCATCGTTCCGACCGAGACCTTCAAGAGGCTCGTCCTGCCACTGGTGGCCCTCGCCGCCGGCGCACTGCTCGGAGGCGCCCTCTTCCACATGTTGCCCGGGTCGATCGATGCGCTGGGCAACGAGCTCACCGTCTGGGCCTGGGTGGCCGCCGGAATCTTCTCGTTCTTCCTGCTCGAGCAGTACCTGCACTGGCACCACTGCCATCGTCCGGTCGCCGCGCATCGCCCTCTCGGCTACCTGATCCTCGTTGCTGACGGTCTCCACAACTTCATCGGAGGTCTCGCCGTCGGTAGCGCGTTCGTGCTCGACCATCGGGTCGGGATCGTCACCTGGCTGGTGGCCGCGGCCCATGAGGTTCCTCAGGAGCTCGGCGACTTCGGGATCCTCGTCCACAGCGGCTGGGATCGCCGCCGGGCGCTGTTGTTCAACGTGCTCTCGGGTCTCACCTTCCTCGTCGGTGGTCTCCTCGCCTACGGCGTCAGCGGTCACATCGACGTCGCCGTCCTCGTCCCCTTCGCCGCCGGCAACTTCATCTACATCGCTGCCACCGACCTGCTGCCCGAGATCACCACCTCACGCACCGCCGGCGCCAAGGCGATCCTGAGCACCGGCTTCGCGGTCGGTCTCCTGCTCCTGTTCACCGTCGCGTTGATGGCCTGA